A genomic segment from Desulfurella amilsii encodes:
- a CDS encoding molybdopterin-dependent oxidoreductase, with translation MLLPKGQYLVKDFIDVTIEDTNTKTSNDLVLVYKDKQTILSHNQLLNLIDTKVNLDMHCVDGWSVLNNEFEGISLGKIINIMGVLNFEYIGLESNGGFKSFIYKDDCTDSFLCLKLNGNVLNKPRGFPIRFIAPKLYAYKWVKYLKKLTFTDKKPYGYWENRGYNARARVDLQERFEKD, from the coding sequence ATGCTTTTACCTAAAGGACAATATTTAGTTAAAGACTTCATTGATGTAACTATTGAAGATACAAACACAAAAACATCCAATGATTTAGTGCTAGTATACAAAGACAAACAAACAATTCTTAGTCACAACCAGTTATTAAACTTAATAGATACAAAAGTAAACCTCGATATGCACTGTGTTGATGGCTGGAGTGTTTTAAACAACGAATTTGAAGGTATAAGTTTAGGCAAAATTATAAATATTATGGGCGTTTTAAACTTCGAGTATATAGGTTTAGAATCAAATGGAGGTTTTAAAAGCTTTATTTACAAAGATGACTGCACAGATAGCTTTTTATGTCTAAAATTAAACGGAAATGTTTTAAACAAACCTCGAGGCTTTCCAATACGTTTTATTGCTCCAAAACTCTACGCTTATAAATGGGTAAAATACTTAAAAAAATTAACATTTACAGATAAAAAACCTTACGGGTATTGGGAAAATAGAGGCTATAACGCAAGGGCAAGGGTAGATTTGCAAGAGCGCTTTGAAAAAGATTAA
- the gyrB gene encoding DNA topoisomerase (ATP-hydrolyzing) subunit B, translating into MTANYTAESIKILKGLEGVRKRPAMYIGNTSNEGLHHLIYEIVDNSIDEAMAGFCNKIDIIIHKDSSVTVKDNGRGIPTEMHKEENIPAATLVLTTLHSGGKFDNKSYKVSGGLHGVGISVVNALSSYLKIEIHRESFIFKQEFTRGIAINNLKTIGTCSDTGTIVTFKPDDLIFSTTEFNYEILEKRLQELAFLNKNVTINIEDERTNKHSAFYYQNGIVDFINHLCKNKEPLLENPILISVNYENTQLECTFTYTKNYESNILSFANSILTQEGGTHLSIFKTVLTKAINNYAKKNNTLKNITLTGEDCREGLIGIISIRLPNPEFEGQTKTKLGNLDTKGQLQSLLYDKISDFLEEHPSVAKVILEKASLAYNAREAAKSARELVRRKTVFETKNLPGKLADCQEKDPEKTEIFIVEGDSAGGSAKQARDRKYQAILPIKGKILNTEKSNLHKILSNEEIKSIVAAIGCNIDKNFNINEIRYHKIIIMTDADVDGSHIQTLLLTFFYNFLRPIIEKGFLYIAQPPLYRVKYDSKSKYFQDDNDLRSFLIDRALKKISFDIDFNLKDLLLRFINLSSIFEQFEQEEKQEKFLHYIITNNIDAQNLVSYLNNIKLALNLEKIEEFDTNIKCSYIQDRQLKEFYIDKSIFSSKLYAKLSELYELESKIKFPIVAFSQLKQENNDKNKLVFNNLRKLFNYIDEISKKGIEIQRYKGLGEMNPQQLWETTMNPLTRTMHLVTIDDFNQTKEIFELLMGDKVEPRRKFIEENAKLANLDV; encoded by the coding sequence ATGACAGCTAATTATACAGCAGAATCTATAAAAATATTAAAAGGTTTAGAGGGTGTTAGAAAAAGACCAGCAATGTACATCGGAAATACTTCCAACGAAGGTCTTCATCATCTTATATATGAAATAGTAGATAATTCCATAGACGAAGCCATGGCAGGCTTTTGTAATAAAATAGATATTATTATACATAAAGATAGCTCTGTTACAGTTAAAGATAACGGTAGGGGAATACCTACAGAAATGCACAAAGAAGAAAATATTCCAGCGGCTACACTAGTACTAACCACACTACACTCAGGTGGTAAATTCGATAACAAAAGCTATAAAGTATCAGGCGGTTTGCACGGCGTAGGCATAAGCGTGGTAAATGCCCTATCATCGTATTTAAAAATTGAGATTCACAGAGAAAGTTTCATTTTTAAGCAAGAGTTTACAAGAGGCATCGCAATAAATAATTTAAAAACTATAGGCACTTGCAGTGACACCGGTACTATTGTTACATTTAAACCTGACGATTTAATTTTTAGTACAACAGAATTTAACTACGAAATATTAGAAAAAAGACTTCAAGAACTAGCTTTTTTGAATAAAAATGTCACAATAAATATCGAAGACGAAAGAACAAACAAACATAGCGCTTTTTATTATCAAAATGGCATCGTGGATTTTATTAATCATTTGTGTAAAAATAAGGAACCTCTACTTGAGAATCCTATTTTAATAAGTGTAAATTACGAAAATACGCAACTTGAATGTACATTTACATATACCAAAAACTATGAATCAAATATTCTGTCATTTGCAAACTCTATATTAACACAAGAAGGTGGAACCCACCTTTCTATTTTTAAAACTGTGCTAACAAAAGCGATAAATAATTATGCCAAAAAAAATAATACATTAAAAAATATCACACTAACTGGAGAAGATTGTAGAGAAGGCTTAATTGGTATAATTTCCATTAGATTACCAAACCCAGAATTTGAAGGTCAAACAAAAACAAAATTAGGAAACCTAGATACAAAAGGTCAACTTCAAAGTTTACTGTATGACAAAATAAGCGATTTCCTAGAAGAACACCCTAGCGTTGCTAAAGTTATTTTAGAAAAAGCATCACTAGCTTACAACGCAAGAGAGGCTGCAAAAAGCGCGCGTGAGTTAGTACGTAGAAAAACGGTTTTTGAAACAAAAAACTTACCTGGAAAACTTGCCGACTGCCAAGAAAAAGATCCAGAAAAAACGGAGATTTTTATTGTTGAAGGCGATTCAGCTGGAGGCAGCGCAAAACAAGCAAGAGACAGAAAGTACCAGGCAATACTTCCTATTAAAGGCAAAATTCTAAATACTGAAAAGTCAAATTTGCACAAAATTCTATCAAATGAAGAAATAAAAAGCATTGTTGCAGCAATTGGATGCAATATAGACAAAAACTTTAATATAAACGAGATAAGGTACCACAAGATCATTATTATGACAGATGCTGATGTTGATGGTAGCCATATTCAGACATTGCTCTTAACGTTCTTTTATAATTTTTTGCGCCCTATTATTGAGAAAGGTTTTTTATATATTGCTCAACCTCCGCTTTATAGAGTAAAGTACGATTCTAAAAGTAAATACTTTCAAGATGATAACGATTTAAGGTCTTTTTTGATAGATAGAGCATTAAAAAAGATTTCTTTTGATATAGATTTTAATTTAAAAGATTTGCTTTTGCGTTTCATAAACCTATCAAGCATATTTGAGCAATTTGAACAAGAAGAAAAACAAGAAAAATTCCTACACTACATAATTACAAATAACATAGATGCACAAAACCTTGTATCATACCTAAATAATATTAAGCTTGCATTAAATTTAGAAAAAATTGAAGAATTTGATACAAATATCAAGTGCTCTTATATTCAAGATAGGCAGCTAAAGGAGTTTTATATAGATAAATCGATATTCTCAAGCAAACTTTATGCGAAATTATCTGAACTTTATGAGCTTGAATCAAAAATTAAATTTCCAATAGTAGCTTTTAGTCAATTAAAGCAAGAAAACAACGATAAAAACAAGCTAGTCTTTAATAATTTAAGAAAGCTGTTTAATTACATAGATGAGATTTCAAAAAAAGGCATAGAAATACAGCGCTACAAAGGTTTAGGCGAGATGAACCCACAGCAGTTATGGGAAACTACAATGAACCCTCTAACGCGAACCATGCATCTTGTTACAATTGATGACTTTAATCAAACAAAAGAGATATTTGAGCTTTTAATGGGAGATAAGGTAGAGCCAAGAAGAAAATTTATTGAAGAAAATGCAAAATTAGCAAACCTGGATGTGTAG
- the dnaA gene encoding chromosomal replication initiator protein DnaA, with the protein MWDLFLDSFKKKLDIDDIETISLVEANSFNSELISLTIPNEEARQLLKTKYRKEFKETIEQIFDKIPKIELIIKKELKSNLNPRYQFSNFVVGPNNQLTYAASYAVSESLGKAYNPLFIYGGVGLGKTHILHAIGNHIKEKNQKKKVLYISSEEFTNELINSIQYKKMTQFRNKFRELDCLLIDDIQFISKKERTEEEFFHTFNALYENQKQIVMTSDKPPSEIKEIEDRLKSRFNWGLIVDIQPPELETRMAIIRKKAENYNLSLSDDIVEFLAKNFETNVREIEGIIVKINAYASLFKQTINIEFVETILQDVIERKQNTLNVENIQEVVAKHFNITKDTMLSGKRDKHIILPREIAIFLSRKLTQHSLSEIKIKFNMKSHATIINSCSKIEKEIEKSSQLKETIEKIEKNIKNV; encoded by the coding sequence GTGTGGGATTTATTTTTAGATTCGTTTAAAAAAAAACTAGACATTGACGATATAGAAACGATATCGCTCGTTGAAGCAAACAGCTTTAACAGCGAGCTTATATCGCTTACAATACCAAATGAAGAAGCGCGCCAACTGTTAAAAACTAAGTACCGTAAAGAATTTAAGGAAACAATAGAGCAAATATTTGACAAAATACCAAAAATTGAACTTATAATAAAAAAAGAGCTAAAATCAAACCTAAACCCAAGGTATCAATTTTCTAATTTCGTTGTTGGACCCAATAACCAGTTAACGTACGCAGCAAGCTATGCAGTATCGGAAAGCTTGGGTAAAGCCTATAACCCCTTGTTTATATACGGTGGCGTAGGGCTTGGCAAAACACATATCTTACATGCCATCGGAAACCATATAAAAGAAAAAAATCAGAAAAAAAAAGTTTTATATATATCCAGTGAAGAATTCACAAACGAGCTTATAAACTCCATCCAGTACAAAAAAATGACCCAGTTTCGAAATAAGTTTAGAGAACTTGATTGCTTACTTATAGACGATATTCAATTTATATCAAAAAAAGAACGCACAGAGGAAGAATTTTTTCACACATTTAACGCTTTATATGAAAACCAAAAACAAATAGTTATGACTTCAGATAAACCACCAAGTGAAATTAAAGAAATCGAAGATAGGTTGAAGTCACGGTTTAACTGGGGCTTAATCGTAGATATACAACCTCCGGAATTAGAAACACGTATGGCAATCATAAGAAAAAAAGCCGAAAATTATAATTTAAGCTTGTCGGATGATATAGTAGAATTCCTAGCTAAAAATTTTGAAACTAACGTTAGGGAAATTGAGGGAATAATTGTAAAAATCAATGCTTATGCTTCGCTATTTAAACAAACTATAAATATAGAGTTTGTAGAAACCATATTGCAAGACGTAATAGAAAGAAAACAAAATACACTTAACGTAGAAAACATACAAGAAGTAGTAGCAAAACACTTTAATATTACAAAAGATACGATGCTATCAGGAAAAAGGGATAAACATATAATCTTGCCAAGAGAAATAGCTATATTTTTATCAAGAAAGCTGACGCAGCACTCACTATCAGAAATAAAAATCAAATTTAATATGAAATCCCACGCCACAATCATCAATTCATGTTCAAAAATCGAAAAAGAAATAGAAAAATCTTCTCAACTTAAAGAAACTATAGAAAAAATTGAAAAAAACATAAAAAATGTTTAA
- a CDS encoding AAA family ATPase, with translation MYLDSISISNFRNYKYFTKTFSPQINIIKGTNASGKTNLLDSIYILLNSHSFIKKNYMNKYNESIIKGTIKKEITYNITVTLGKNKKSQINSKTHTLKDFKLIFPSVIFSIKDFFNFNEKKYILSLIDKFSFIENPNIIENIINTLKQLKLKHILFEKKDFNTIKIINKNITTNMQTIQRKRNSSIQAINSYLQNQNIIPKKIQIQYKPLSFDEKIANLEIQTKHNIFTPYKDSIEILLDENNIFSYSSLGEKKMILFSLIMSLVEHYNNLNKAPIILIDDLEGDISNTNLQKMIEKIILLNNQVFITTLENINIKNANVIALSGGI, from the coding sequence ATGTATTTAGACAGTATATCAATATCGAACTTTAGAAATTACAAGTATTTTACAAAAACATTCAGTCCGCAAATAAACATAATAAAAGGAACTAACGCATCAGGAAAAACAAATCTGCTAGATTCTATTTACATACTACTTAATTCACATAGCTTTATAAAAAAAAACTACATGAATAAATATAACGAATCAATAATAAAAGGTACTATAAAAAAAGAGATTACATATAATATTACTGTCACTTTAGGAAAAAACAAAAAGTCGCAGATAAATTCAAAAACTCACACGCTAAAAGATTTTAAATTAATATTTCCTTCTGTAATTTTTTCAATAAAAGATTTTTTTAACTTCAACGAAAAAAAATACATACTATCTCTAATTGATAAATTTTCATTTATAGAAAATCCAAACATTATAGAAAATATAATAAATACTCTAAAACAATTAAAACTTAAGCATATCCTATTTGAAAAAAAGGATTTCAACACAATTAAAATAATAAATAAAAATATAACTACAAATATGCAAACAATACAGAGAAAAAGAAATAGTTCAATCCAAGCAATAAACTCATACCTTCAAAATCAAAACATAATACCTAAAAAAATACAAATACAATATAAACCTTTGTCCTTTGATGAAAAAATTGCTAACCTTGAAATACAAACTAAACACAACATATTTACACCTTACAAAGATTCAATTGAGATACTTCTTGACGAAAACAATATTTTTAGCTATTCTTCACTAGGTGAGAAGAAAATGATTTTATTTTCGTTAATAATGTCTTTAGTTGAACATTACAATAATCTAAACAAAGCACCTATTATTTTAATCGACGATTTAGAAGGAGATATCTCTAACACAAACTTACAAAAAATGATCGAAAAAATTATATTATTAAATAATCAAGTATTTATAACAACACTTGAAAATATCAATATAAAAAACGCAAACGTAATTGCTTTAAGTGGGGGTATATGA